The following proteins come from a genomic window of Finegoldia magna ATCC 29328:
- the dnaA gene encoding chromosomal replication initiator protein DnaA has translation MTDKDELWLKISNTFKQEMSDLNFNTWIAPLKPLYLTNTEFILLSPNRFTKKTIYNKYYDDIQKYLDFISNVKRKVVIIDRYEMDNYKDENIIQNQNIDGQRSILVNEDESEEKYKIEDPVATQPEQTQEQAEEQTDFSPYGKNLIAKYKFDTFVKGKNNELALAAALAVAQNPATAYNPLFIHGKAGLGKTHLMHAIAHEILKNNPKARVIYTTSESFTNELISSIGDKSTKKNSQFRQKYRNIDVLLIDDIQFIAGKQGTQEEFFHTFNELYNHNKQIILSSDRPPKEIKTLEERLVSRFEWGLMADIQPPDYETRVAIVNEYLDRNNTSLPPEIIDYIAMNVKSNIRELEGAVMNVVGQKTLIGDGNITLDLAKNVLKQLIAETQLRPVTIDLIIECVCDRYNVTLDDLLSKKRSKQIAYPRQIAMYVSRKLLDISLVSIASSFGKDHSTVMHGIKKIESDIKKNSEFDEEIENLINYIQNS, from the coding sequence ATGACCGACAAAGATGAACTCTGGTTAAAAATCTCTAACACATTTAAACAGGAAATGTCGGATTTGAACTTCAACACGTGGATTGCACCATTAAAACCTCTTTATTTAACAAATACTGAATTTATTTTGCTTTCTCCAAATAGATTTACCAAAAAAACAATCTATAACAAATACTACGACGATATTCAAAAATACTTGGATTTCATCAGTAATGTCAAGAGAAAAGTAGTCATCATAGACCGTTACGAAATGGATAACTACAAAGACGAAAATATAATTCAAAACCAAAATATTGATGGTCAACGATCAATTCTAGTAAATGAAGATGAATCTGAGGAAAAATACAAGATTGAAGATCCTGTAGCAACCCAACCAGAACAAACACAAGAACAGGCAGAAGAACAAACAGATTTTAGCCCTTACGGCAAGAATTTAATCGCCAAATACAAATTCGATACATTTGTAAAAGGCAAAAACAACGAACTAGCATTAGCTGCAGCACTTGCAGTCGCACAAAACCCAGCCACAGCATACAATCCATTGTTTATCCATGGAAAAGCCGGATTGGGGAAGACTCACTTGATGCATGCCATTGCTCACGAAATACTTAAAAACAACCCAAAAGCGAGGGTTATTTACACTACGAGTGAATCATTTACAAACGAGCTTATTTCTTCAATTGGAGATAAATCTACGAAAAAGAATTCACAATTTAGACAAAAATACCGAAATATAGACGTGCTTCTAATTGACGATATTCAATTTATTGCTGGAAAACAAGGTACACAAGAGGAGTTTTTCCACACATTCAATGAATTGTACAACCACAACAAGCAAATCATCCTTTCCAGTGATAGACCTCCAAAAGAGATCAAAACATTGGAAGAGAGGTTGGTGTCTCGTTTTGAGTGGGGATTGATGGCAGACATTCAACCACCAGATTACGAAACGCGTGTGGCCATTGTAAACGAGTATTTGGATAGAAATAATACATCACTTCCACCTGAAATAATCGATTATATCGCTATGAATGTCAAAAGCAATATTCGTGAGTTGGAAGGGGCAGTAATGAATGTTGTAGGTCAGAAAACTCTGATAGGAGATGGCAACATTACATTGGATTTGGCGAAAAACGTATTAAAACAACTTATCGCCGAAACTCAATTGAGACCTGTAACTATAGATTTAATCATTGAGTGCGTGTGTGATAGATACAATGTCACTTTAGATGATCTTTTATCCAAGAAACGCTCCAAACAAATAGCATATCCAAGGCAAATAGCAATGTATGTGTCCAGAAAATTGTTGGATATTTCGTTGGTTAGTATTGCTTCAAGTTTTGGCAAGGATCACTCAACAGTTATGCATGGAATCAAGAAAATTGAGAGTGATATCAAGAAAAATTCAGAATTTGACGAAGAAATTGAAAATCTAATCAATTACATTCAAAATTCTTAA
- the dnaN gene encoding DNA polymerase III subunit beta produces the protein MKLKISQKELLKHINIAQKAVSSRTTIQILEGILFIAEENCLRLVATDLELIVDTRANCEIYEKGQIVINSSMIGNIIRKLPDADIYIEVDDNNINIKCLSTEFNIQGQDSNEFPSLPYIDKDVKLTLEQSELRDSIRKTSFATSMDQTRPDLTGVLFNIMNDRIEFVALDGYRVSLDCLSNVSEFEMKAIVPARALNEVYKILEEGEITLNIITGNIIFKLENTDVYSRLIDGQYIDYNQVMKQDFSTVVTIEKRALQMALERASLMAKEDKANLVKLDFSGNELHISSNTDIGKVDEYVKCEIGGEDLRIAFNAKYLLDGLKVIDDDDITLNMSGSLRPMVFKPLNDTNYTYLVLPVKLAGGNND, from the coding sequence ATGAAATTAAAAATATCTCAAAAAGAATTACTAAAACATATCAACATTGCCCAAAAAGCGGTGTCATCTAGGACAACTATTCAGATATTAGAGGGAATTTTGTTCATTGCAGAAGAAAACTGTCTACGCCTTGTGGCGACTGATTTGGAACTTATCGTGGATACGAGAGCAAATTGTGAAATCTACGAAAAAGGACAAATTGTAATCAACTCGTCAATGATAGGTAATATAATAAGAAAACTTCCAGACGCCGATATATATATAGAAGTTGACGATAATAACATCAATATCAAATGTTTGTCTACGGAATTTAACATTCAAGGTCAAGATTCCAACGAATTTCCATCTCTTCCTTATATAGATAAGGATGTTAAATTGACTTTGGAACAATCTGAACTTAGAGATTCTATCAGAAAAACATCATTTGCTACGAGTATGGACCAAACAAGGCCGGATTTGACTGGTGTTTTGTTCAATATTATGAATGATAGAATCGAGTTTGTGGCATTGGATGGTTACAGAGTTTCACTTGATTGTTTGAGTAATGTGAGTGAATTCGAAATGAAGGCCATTGTTCCTGCGAGAGCTTTGAATGAAGTCTACAAGATTTTGGAAGAAGGGGAAATCACTCTTAACATTATTACTGGAAATATTATTTTCAAATTGGAAAACACTGATGTTTATTCTAGACTAATCGATGGTCAATACATCGACTACAATCAAGTTATGAAACAAGATTTCTCAACTGTTGTTACTATAGAAAAGAGAGCTTTGCAAATGGCATTGGAAAGAGCGTCTTTGATGGCAAAAGAAGACAAGGCAAACTTGGTTAAGCTTGATTTCTCGGGAAATGAATTGCACATTTCATCTAATACTGATATTGGTAAGGTGGATGAGTATGTGAAGTGCGAAATCGGTGGAGAGGATTTGAGGATAGCTTTTAATGCGAAGTATTTGTTGGATGGGTTGAAGGTAATAGATGATGACGATATTACATTGAATATGAGTGGAAGTTTGAGACCGATGGTTTTCAAGCCACTTAACGATACGAATTACACTTATCTTGTCCTTCCAGTAAAACTTGCAGGAGGTAATAATGATTAG
- the yaaA gene encoding S4 domain-containing protein YaaA, translating into MISVKIESEFIKLEQFLKFASIAQTGGMAKELIKESLVKVNDEVETRRGKKLYPGDVVEFEGEKYVVE; encoded by the coding sequence ATGATTAGTGTCAAAATAGAATCTGAGTTTATTAAATTGGAACAGTTTCTAAAATTCGCATCCATCGCACAAACTGGTGGCATGGCGAAAGAACTCATAAAAGAATCGTTGGTTAAGGTAAATGACGAGGTTGAAACAAGACGCGGCAAGAAACTTTATCCAGGAGATGTTGTGGAATTTGAAGGAGAGAAGTACGTAGTCGAATAA
- the recF gene encoding DNA replication/repair protein RecF (All proteins in this family for which functions are known are DNA-binding proteins that assist the filamentation of RecA onto DNA for the initiation of recombination or recombinational repair.), with the protein MIVQKLKLYNYRNFCEIELDFCDGLNLIVGRNASGKTNILEAINVALKGKSFKTNTNSHLIKFGEDEARIVMDVYDDGFEDKIDITIKSNEKILNVNEAFVNTIKEYNEYFECIVFKPDDLKIIKESKSLRRKFLDESISGVDNYYRTVLKQYNQVLDERNKLIKNHRYNSYFNEQLKALNIQLSDFGSYIMHKRKSYVERLHLIAKNVCKNLSDENDDLYMENKFSIRYVEDMTDQKNTYYKSLRDILEKDLENKQTNLGIHRDDLDILINDKQAKFFASQAQVRTAILSMKLAQLDLSRFYNDRMPIILLDDVFSELDDYRINYIIRYIKDFQAFLTTSERAPEGLYTIKIGE; encoded by the coding sequence ATGATCGTTCAAAAATTAAAATTATATAATTACAGGAATTTCTGTGAAATAGAATTGGATTTTTGTGATGGTCTAAATCTTATTGTAGGCAGAAATGCCTCGGGTAAGACTAATATTTTGGAAGCTATTAATGTAGCTTTGAAGGGAAAAAGTTTCAAAACCAATACCAATTCTCATTTGATTAAGTTCGGTGAAGATGAGGCTCGTATTGTCATGGATGTCTACGATGATGGTTTTGAGGATAAGATAGATATTACTATTAAAAGTAACGAAAAGATACTCAATGTGAACGAAGCTTTTGTGAATACTATCAAAGAATACAACGAATATTTTGAGTGTATTGTGTTTAAGCCAGACGATTTGAAGATAATTAAAGAGTCGAAATCGTTGAGAAGAAAATTCTTGGATGAGTCCATAAGTGGTGTGGACAATTATTACAGGACTGTTTTGAAACAATACAATCAAGTGTTGGATGAGAGAAACAAGCTCATCAAAAACCACAGATACAATTCGTATTTTAATGAGCAGTTGAAGGCGTTGAATATTCAATTATCAGATTTTGGTTCATACATTATGCACAAGAGAAAAAGTTATGTCGAAAGACTTCATCTTATCGCAAAAAATGTGTGCAAGAATTTGAGTGATGAGAATGACGATTTGTACATGGAAAATAAATTTTCGATTAGATATGTAGAGGATATGACTGATCAAAAAAACACTTATTACAAGAGTTTGAGAGATATTTTGGAAAAGGACTTGGAAAATAAGCAAACTAATTTAGGTATCCATCGTGATGATTTGGATATTTTAATCAACGACAAACAGGCTAAGTTTTTTGCATCTCAGGCTCAGGTGAGAACTGCTATTTTATCGATGAAGCTTGCGCAATTGGATTTGAGTAGATTTTATAATGATAGAATGCCAATTATTTTGTTGGATGATGTGTTCAGTGAACTTGACGATTACAGAATCAACTACATCATCAGATATATCAAGGATTTCCAAGCTTTTCTGACTACATCAGAAAGAGCACCAGAAGGTTTGTACACGATAAAAATAGGTGAATGA